The following are from one region of the Acidobacteriota bacterium genome:
- a CDS encoding aminotransferase class I/II-fold pyridoxal phosphate-dependent enzyme, with product MIQNSATRRTFIGTMATALGLAGLAPSLDLFAQGRQARQGEPGEEHPEENYDEMAKLASNENCWGPSDEVVKAMKDAFKYANRYQYPDGGIVEAIAKHHGLKKENVILGAGSGEILKIIGEAFTLDHKRVVGVDPSYDSVYRFVTNIKADTIKVPLLKDYRMDVPGVIRATKMNYRDVGFVYICNPNNPTGNIIPKHEIKLLLDSIPGDVPVLIDEAYHHFVATSDYATSVPYVLEGRPVIVTRTFSKIAALAGMRLGYGLAPKELIERMRTFGGGSISAVVKYGGVAALKDTAYEKKIKHMTIELREKTIKDLRGWGYEVIPSETNFFMIDVGKDVTAVAEDFKKRKVLVGRKFPPMNNWLRVSVGTDPEMARFMTAFKELFPAGGIKKAKKEAKEAGA from the coding sequence ATGATTCAGAATTCAGCGACACGCCGGACATTCATCGGCACTATGGCAACCGCCCTGGGTCTTGCCGGGTTGGCTCCTTCGCTCGATTTGTTCGCGCAAGGGAGACAGGCTCGACAGGGTGAGCCGGGAGAAGAACATCCCGAAGAAAACTACGACGAAATGGCGAAGCTCGCCAGCAACGAGAATTGCTGGGGACCTTCTGACGAAGTAGTGAAAGCCATGAAGGATGCGTTCAAGTACGCCAACCGTTATCAGTATCCCGACGGCGGCATCGTTGAGGCCATCGCCAAGCACCACGGACTGAAAAAGGAGAACGTGATACTCGGCGCAGGATCGGGCGAAATCCTCAAGATCATCGGCGAAGCCTTCACGCTCGATCACAAGAGGGTTGTCGGCGTAGACCCGAGCTACGATTCGGTGTATCGCTTCGTAACCAACATCAAGGCCGATACGATCAAAGTTCCGCTGCTGAAGGACTACCGGATGGACGTGCCGGGCGTGATTCGCGCGACGAAGATGAACTATCGCGACGTCGGCTTTGTGTACATCTGCAACCCGAACAACCCGACCGGCAACATCATTCCCAAACATGAAATCAAGCTGCTGCTCGACAGCATTCCCGGCGATGTTCCGGTGCTGATCGACGAAGCCTACCATCATTTCGTAGCGACTTCGGACTACGCGACGTCGGTGCCTTACGTTCTGGAAGGGCGTCCGGTGATCGTTACCCGCACGTTCTCGAAGATCGCCGCGCTCGCCGGGATGCGTCTCGGTTACGGGCTCGCGCCGAAAGAGCTGATCGAAAGAATGCGCACGTTCGGCGGAGGCAGCATCAGCGCCGTGGTGAAGTACGGCGGCGTTGCCGCGCTAAAGGACACGGCTTACGAGAAGAAGATCAAGCACATGACGATCGAGCTTCGCGAGAAGACGATCAAGGATCTGCGCGGTTGGGGCTACGAGGTGATCCCGTCGGAGACGAACTTCTTTATGATCGACGTGGGGAAGGATGTCACCGCGGTCGCCGAAGACTTCAAGAAGCGCAAGGTGCTCGTTGGACGAAAGTTTCCGCCGATGAACAACTGGCTGCGCGTGTCGGTGGGGACCGATCCCGAGATGGCCAGGTTCATGACGGCGTTCAAGGAGTTGTTCCCGGCGGGCGGAATCAAGAAGGCTAAGAAAGAAGCGAAGGAAGCAGGCGCGTGA
- a CDS encoding pyrroloquinoline quinone-dependent dehydrogenase, with translation MSRRVCRSVAVLLFVLGLVWAPMGVLGQSAAKSSIKAPSTRKGTPVKSAANGTAVRSTKNGEWPHYTGDLTGARYSPLDQINADNFNKLEVAWRFKTDNLGTRPEYKLEGTPLMVNGMLYATAGTRRAVVALKADTGELVWVHSEFEGKRPIHAPRQLSGRGLSYWSDGKGDERIIYVTTGYRLVSLDARTGARISSFGKDGVVDLKAGVVHGSGQQIDLETGDIGLHSTPAVVKDVVIVGAAHKESMTVKTHNNAKGLVRAFDVRTGKVLWTFNTIPRPGEFGNDTWHDNSWATNGNTGVWTQISVDEELGLVYLPVESPTSDFYGGHRPGNNLFGESLVCVDLKTGKRKWHFQIVHHPIWDYDLSSAPLLADINVNGQTIKAVALPSKEAFLYVFDRVTGKPVWPIEERPVPEGDVPGEWYSPTQPFPTRPPAYARQAVTQDDLIDFTPELKAQAIKNLEQFKNGPMFNPPVVSKVGGPLAGLTIGTLNGGTNWPGAGYDPETHTAYLPASNAAVAPLGLVEPPASFPSDLKYVSGRAGQPFRIAEGPGFGSAADFPQEPRRRPAPAAPAATPAAPAATPPAGGGGGGLQVQGLSIVKPPYGILSAINLDRGELVWQVPHGDTPDVVRNHALLKGMNIPKTGQSGAVGLVVTKTLVIMGDPQVTTTPDHPRGAMLRAYDKATGKQVGAVYLPAQQSGSPMTYRVNGKQYIVVAVSGGAYSGEYIAFALPATE, from the coding sequence ATGTCACGAAGAGTATGTCGATCTGTTGCAGTGTTGCTGTTTGTTCTTGGACTAGTCTGGGCGCCGATGGGAGTGCTTGGCCAGTCTGCGGCCAAGAGCAGCATAAAGGCGCCTTCAACCAGGAAAGGGACTCCGGTCAAGTCAGCCGCGAACGGGACGGCAGTCCGTTCAACCAAGAACGGCGAATGGCCGCACTACACTGGTGATCTTACTGGCGCCAGGTATTCGCCGCTTGATCAGATCAACGCCGACAACTTCAACAAGCTCGAAGTCGCGTGGCGCTTCAAGACCGACAATCTGGGCACGCGGCCCGAGTACAAGCTCGAAGGCACGCCGCTCATGGTCAACGGCATGCTTTACGCGACAGCCGGTACGCGAAGGGCGGTCGTCGCGCTCAAGGCGGACACCGGCGAGCTCGTTTGGGTGCACTCCGAGTTCGAAGGGAAGCGCCCCATCCACGCGCCCCGGCAGTTGTCGGGCCGCGGGCTGTCTTACTGGAGCGACGGTAAGGGTGACGAGCGCATCATCTACGTGACTACCGGCTATCGACTCGTCTCGCTGGATGCCAGGACGGGCGCCCGAATATCCAGCTTTGGCAAAGATGGCGTCGTCGACCTGAAGGCAGGTGTAGTGCACGGCAGCGGTCAGCAGATCGACTTGGAGACCGGCGACATCGGCCTGCACTCGACGCCAGCCGTGGTAAAGGACGTCGTCATCGTCGGCGCCGCTCACAAGGAGAGCATGACGGTTAAGACTCACAACAACGCCAAGGGGCTGGTGCGAGCATTCGACGTGCGAACGGGCAAGGTGCTCTGGACGTTCAACACAATCCCCAGGCCTGGTGAGTTTGGCAACGACACGTGGCACGACAACTCGTGGGCGACGAACGGCAACACCGGCGTCTGGACCCAGATCAGTGTCGATGAGGAACTGGGGCTTGTGTACCTGCCCGTCGAGTCGCCGACGTCGGACTTCTACGGCGGGCACCGGCCGGGCAACAACCTGTTTGGTGAGAGCCTGGTTTGCGTCGATCTCAAGACCGGTAAAAGGAAATGGCACTTCCAGATAGTGCATCACCCGATTTGGGACTACGACCTTTCGTCGGCGCCGCTTCTTGCCGACATCAACGTAAACGGCCAAACGATCAAGGCCGTCGCGTTGCCGAGCAAGGAGGCTTTCCTTTACGTCTTCGACCGCGTGACCGGTAAGCCTGTCTGGCCAATCGAGGAAAGGCCGGTACCGGAGGGCGATGTTCCGGGTGAGTGGTATTCGCCGACTCAGCCGTTCCCGACCAGGCCGCCGGCCTACGCTCGACAGGCCGTGACTCAAGACGACTTGATCGACTTCACGCCAGAGCTGAAGGCGCAGGCGATTAAGAATCTCGAGCAGTTCAAAAACGGCCCGATGTTCAATCCCCCGGTGGTCAGCAAGGTCGGGGGCCCGCTGGCGGGGCTTACTATCGGAACGCTCAATGGAGGAACGAACTGGCCGGGCGCGGGATACGATCCAGAAACACACACCGCATATTTGCCGGCGTCAAATGCCGCTGTTGCCCCACTCGGACTCGTCGAGCCTCCGGCATCGTTCCCGTCGGACCTTAAGTACGTGTCGGGTAGGGCTGGTCAGCCTTTCCGGATCGCCGAGGGACCCGGTTTCGGCAGCGCCGCTGATTTCCCGCAGGAGCCCAGACGCCGCCCTGCTCCGGCAGCCCCAGCAGCGACGCCAGCCGCGCCTGCCGCAACGCCTCCGGCGGGAGGTGGCGGAGGCGGCTTACAGGTTCAGGGTCTGTCAATTGTGAAACCGCCTTATGGGATACTCTCGGCCATCAATCTGGACCGAGGTGAGCTCGTATGGCAGGTCCCGCACGGCGACACGCCCGATGTGGTCCGCAATCACGCGTTGCTAAAGGGAATGAATATCCCCAAGACCGGTCAGAGCGGAGCGGTCGGGTTAGTGGTCACCAAGACGCTGGTTATCATGGGTGACCCTCAGGTCACCACAACGCCGGACCATCCCCGGGGCGCGATGCTCCGCGCTTATGACAAGGCGACCGGCAAGCAGGTTGGCGCGGTTTACCTCCCGGCGCAGCAGAGCGGATCGCCTATGACCTACAGGGTGAACGGCAAACAGTACATCGTCGTCGCCGTTAGCGGCGGTGCTTATTCGGGCGAGTACATCGCGTTCGCGCTGCCGGCTACCGAGTGA
- a CDS encoding cytochrome c — protein sequence MKIKIKVKIAVLVITSLAAIAALNLQLSAQQPDKGSRSVWDGVFTKEQATRGEALYAQHCSSCHGPDLAGNDEAAPLTGSAFLANWDGLSVGDLTERVRVTMPPNNLGKLSRQQITDILSYMLSFNSFPAGKTELDPKAELLKQIRIEATKPKANSN from the coding sequence ATGAAGATCAAGATCAAGGTCAAAATCGCGGTTCTTGTAATCACCTCGCTGGCTGCGATTGCAGCACTAAACCTCCAGCTTAGCGCGCAACAACCGGACAAGGGGTCGCGTTCGGTGTGGGACGGCGTGTTCACAAAAGAGCAAGCGACCCGCGGCGAAGCGCTCTACGCTCAACACTGTTCGTCCTGCCACGGGCCTGATCTGGCGGGCAACGATGAAGCGGCCCCGCTCACCGGCTCGGCTTTTCTCGCGAACTGGGATGGGCTGAGTGTAGGTGACTTGACGGAGAGAGTTCGCGTCACGATGCCGCCAAACAATCTGGGCAAGCTGAGCCGGCAGCAGATCACCGATATCCTGAGCTACATGCTAAGTTTCAACAGCTTTCCGGCCGGCAAGACAGAACTCGATCCAAAGGCCGAGTTGCTCAAGCAGATTCGAATCGAAGCAACAAAGCCTAAGGCAAACTCCAACTGA
- a CDS encoding alpha/beta hydrolase, producing MLNEVASVTLVVDEIRSNQTRQSRRPLRWVVRWVVACLFLSSVALLAAPAQAQERAAAQAPPTPKDVKPGSITLDDVPYPHTVAYLPMTMYGQDVRMAYMDVAPEGQPNGRTVVLFHGMNFFGEYWTGTIGVLRKQGFRVVVPDQIGFGRSSKPIIPYNFHDMALNTRKLLQHLGISKAAIVGHSMGGMLTARFAASYPDMTERAVIYNPIGLTDPRWDRPWRSTEEAYKQTLGLTYQQAYQGIARYFVTGWKPEYEKYVRIHYAWTLSGDWPRFAMVRTLVQQMVYVDPVVYDWAHIKVKTLVLGGDKDGANFPERAKHIADTIPGGELVLIPNIGHVPHFEAPDLFYKALLKFLNSESPMPAQKPGANR from the coding sequence ATGTTAAACGAGGTGGCTTCGGTAACTCTGGTCGTAGACGAGATCCGATCGAATCAAACGAGACAATCTCGCCGGCCCCTGCGGTGGGTTGTCCGGTGGGTCGTCGCGTGCCTCTTTTTGTCTTCAGTAGCGCTGCTGGCCGCGCCGGCCCAGGCACAGGAGAGAGCCGCAGCTCAAGCGCCTCCGACTCCCAAGGACGTCAAGCCGGGGAGCATCACGCTCGATGACGTGCCGTACCCACACACGGTCGCGTACCTGCCGATGACGATGTACGGGCAAGACGTGCGGATGGCTTACATGGACGTTGCACCCGAAGGTCAGCCGAACGGACGGACTGTGGTCCTTTTCCACGGGATGAATTTCTTCGGCGAGTACTGGACCGGGACGATTGGCGTCCTCCGCAAGCAGGGCTTCCGCGTAGTCGTGCCCGACCAGATCGGCTTCGGGCGGTCCTCGAAGCCCATCATCCCCTATAACTTTCATGACATGGCGTTGAACACCCGCAAGCTGCTTCAGCATCTTGGCATTTCAAAGGCGGCGATTGTAGGGCACTCGATGGGCGGGATGTTGACAGCGCGATTCGCTGCGTCGTATCCGGACATGACTGAGCGTGCTGTGATCTACAACCCGATCGGATTGACGGACCCGCGTTGGGATCGGCCGTGGCGAAGCACGGAGGAGGCGTACAAGCAAACGCTGGGCTTGACCTATCAGCAGGCGTACCAGGGCATCGCCCGCTACTTCGTGACAGGATGGAAGCCGGAGTATGAAAAATACGTGCGCATTCATTACGCGTGGACGCTCAGCGGCGACTGGCCGAGATTCGCGATGGTTCGAACGCTGGTCCAGCAGATGGTGTACGTGGACCCCGTCGTTTACGATTGGGCTCATATCAAAGTGAAGACTCTCGTGCTGGGCGGCGACAAAGACGGCGCGAATTTTCCCGAACGAGCGAAGCACATTGCCGACACGATTCCTGGCGGCGAGCTTGTGTTGATTCCGAACATCGGCCACGTCCCGCACTTCGAGGCCCCGGATTTGTTTTACAAGGCTCTACTGAAGTTTCTGAACTCCGAGTCGCCGATGCCCGCGCAGAAACCCGGAGCCAACCGCTAG
- a CDS encoding VOC family protein: MSSNQTGQLLRHAPYFPVANVEESMAFYEQVLGFRCEYSAGAPLQFAICSRDGFAIMLRRVADPELIVPIEKQGGTWDAFFWVSDSEALHTELKAEGADIVYGPLIQESYRMKEFAIRDRDGHVLGFGEAVDSEA; the protein is encoded by the coding sequence ATGTCTTCAAATCAAACCGGGCAACTGCTCCGCCACGCGCCGTACTTTCCTGTAGCAAACGTGGAGGAATCGATGGCCTTCTATGAACAGGTATTAGGCTTTCGATGTGAATACTCGGCGGGAGCTCCTCTCCAGTTTGCCATTTGCAGTCGCGATGGCTTCGCCATCATGCTGCGCAGAGTGGCAGACCCTGAACTCATTGTGCCAATCGAAAAACAGGGAGGGACATGGGACGCGTTCTTCTGGGTCAGCGATTCAGAGGCTTTGCACACGGAGCTTAAGGCGGAAGGCGCGGACATCGTCTACGGTCCTCTTATTCAAGAATCGTATCGGATGAAGGAATTCGCTATTCGCGATCGGGATGGTCACGTGCTCGGCTTTGGTGAGGCGGTGGATAGCGAAGCCTAA
- a CDS encoding DUF2277 domain-containing protein, which yields MCRNIKTLHNFKPPATDEEIRASSLQFVRKLSGFTRPSKANELAFTRAAEQVEKAARNLLDSLITNAPPRDREVEASKARTRAAVRYRSSDAKLTS from the coding sequence ATGTGTCGAAATATCAAGACTCTGCACAACTTCAAACCGCCTGCTACTGACGAAGAGATCCGCGCGTCTTCCCTCCAATTCGTCCGAAAGTTGAGCGGCTTCACAAGACCCTCCAAAGCAAACGAACTCGCTTTCACGCGCGCCGCGGAACAGGTCGAGAAAGCTGCACGTAACCTGCTCGACTCTCTGATTACGAACGCTCCGCCTCGCGATCGCGAAGTAGAAGCTTCAAAGGCCCGCACCAGGGCGGCAGTTCGATATCGCTCCTCCGATGCGAAGCTCACCAGCTAA
- a CDS encoding sugar phosphate isomerase/epimerase has protein sequence MNRREFIQQALVLSTATTILRSNDALAKGVKWPIGCFNRPWTKWPFDQTLKEIKAAGFKTMGLLTRTKEEPFIGVDATAEYLEGLKKRIGASGLTSNMGALRSRHDIPLEDSIREVRKQIDNARFLSLKYVLSFGADKPEEFAHYAKVMSDAAAYAQDKTIRLAMKPHGGISGASDEILRVIREVNHRNFSIWYDAGNIIYYTGKDPVAEIDPLAQHITGFCAKDCGELKGDVMIQFGAGKVDFAAVFKKLKSAGFNGPVMVECSKVGRTAEETTGYAAANREFLERILTTT, from the coding sequence ATGAACCGAAGAGAATTCATCCAGCAAGCCCTTGTCTTAAGCACTGCAACCACCATTCTTCGTTCTAACGATGCTCTAGCCAAAGGCGTCAAATGGCCAATCGGGTGTTTCAACCGCCCGTGGACAAAATGGCCTTTCGATCAAACGCTCAAAGAGATCAAAGCGGCAGGCTTCAAAACGATGGGCCTGCTCACCCGCACAAAAGAAGAGCCGTTCATTGGCGTAGACGCGACCGCGGAATACCTCGAAGGACTGAAGAAGCGAATTGGGGCGAGTGGGCTCACCTCAAACATGGGTGCGTTGCGATCGCGTCACGACATACCGCTCGAAGATTCCATCCGCGAAGTCCGCAAGCAGATTGATAACGCCCGCTTCCTCTCGCTCAAGTACGTGTTGTCGTTCGGCGCGGACAAGCCCGAAGAGTTTGCGCATTACGCAAAAGTCATGAGCGACGCGGCAGCCTACGCTCAAGACAAAACCATTCGGCTGGCGATGAAGCCGCACGGCGGCATCAGCGGGGCGTCAGATGAAATACTGAGGGTCATCAGGGAAGTCAATCACCGCAACTTCTCAATCTGGTATGACGCCGGGAACATCATCTACTACACCGGCAAAGACCCGGTAGCTGAGATCGACCCGCTTGCGCAACACATCACCGGCTTCTGCGCGAAGGACTGCGGCGAGCTCAAGGGGGATGTGATGATCCAGTTCGGCGCAGGCAAAGTTGACTTTGCTGCCGTCTTCAAGAAGCTGAAGTCCGCGGGCTTCAACGGGCCGGTGATGGTGGAATGCAGTAAGGTGGGCAGGACCGCGGAGGAGACCACAGGCTACGCCGCTGCCAACCGCGAGTTCCTTGAAAGAATTCTGACGACGACGTAA
- a CDS encoding class I SAM-dependent methyltransferase: protein MNKHLVLGSRIDAMLDRLYAQSASQNEALGSYFSARAAEPSFDWSSFDALANQFLSDKLVALDRDKAEFCYHICRALRARRVVEAGTSFGVSTLFLAAAVRDNTRDNLRADPGEGIVIGTEYEPEKAKAARANFAEAGLSDLIDLREGDLRETLVGVGSPIDFMLVDIWTPMARPALELVAPFLREGAVVICDNTSQFPDAYRDYFEFINDPVNRLRTMTLPFEGGLEFTVRGD, encoded by the coding sequence GTGAACAAACACCTGGTTCTGGGTTCGCGAATCGACGCGATGCTCGATCGGCTCTACGCCCAAAGCGCTAGCCAAAACGAAGCGCTTGGATCTTATTTCTCCGCCCGCGCCGCGGAGCCCTCCTTCGATTGGAGCTCGTTCGACGCGCTAGCGAATCAGTTCCTTAGCGACAAGCTCGTCGCGCTTGATCGCGATAAGGCTGAGTTCTGCTATCACATTTGCCGTGCCCTGCGCGCCAGGCGTGTCGTCGAAGCGGGAACCTCGTTCGGGGTTTCGACTCTGTTTCTCGCAGCCGCAGTGAGAGACAATACCCGCGACAATCTGCGCGCGGATCCCGGAGAAGGCATCGTGATCGGCACGGAATATGAACCGGAGAAAGCCAAGGCAGCCCGCGCCAATTTCGCCGAAGCCGGCTTGTCCGATCTCATCGATTTGCGCGAAGGCGATTTGCGCGAGACGCTAGTGGGCGTCGGCTCGCCGATTGATTTCATGCTGGTCGACATCTGGACGCCGATGGCTCGGCCGGCGCTTGAACTAGTCGCGCCGTTCTTGCGGGAGGGCGCTGTCGTCATTTGCGACAACACTTCCCAATTCCCCGACGCGTATCGCGACTATTTTGAGTTCATCAACGATCCGGTGAACCGCCTGCGCACGATGACGTTGCCCTTCGAGGGCGGCCTGGAGTTCACGGTTCGCGGCGATTGA
- a CDS encoding PQQ-binding-like beta-propeller repeat protein → MELSRRSFLASSLMALPAVTFASNSKSEQNWPGFRGAGAQGIADGYPTRAAWNADATAGKISGVLWRAEIPGLAHSSPIIWGGRIYVGTAVRISGKAPLRIGYYGDVKPAQDNDEQNWMILCFDKKSGKKRWERIVRTSKPATERHEKSTHANTTLITDGQRLVAFFGSEGLYCFDLDGKVLWTKDLGVINNSWHGIGWGYSSSPALYRDRIVLLCDDPKNPFVAAFHLSNGKELWRTSRKGASEGSWGSPLIFNDGARTQVVTNGWPYVVSYDLETGKELWRLRGGGDIPIPTPFVADGLIVVSNAHGGKAPLFAIRPSAQGDISLAEGATSNDSIVWSVPNGGSYISTPVVYGGYIYLANHNGVLRCFDFKSGSKMYEERLGPDSSCSASLVAADGKIYCPDEQGVVHVVKAGPVLEVLARNDLGEPCLATPAISQGVLYFRTSGSLIAIG, encoded by the coding sequence ATGGAATTATCACGACGTTCATTTCTGGCGAGTTCGTTAATGGCTCTGCCCGCTGTAACGTTCGCTTCCAATTCCAAATCCGAACAGAACTGGCCGGGGTTTCGTGGCGCGGGCGCGCAGGGCATAGCGGACGGCTATCCAACGCGGGCTGCGTGGAATGCAGATGCGACCGCCGGCAAGATTTCCGGCGTATTATGGCGCGCTGAGATTCCAGGCCTGGCACATTCCAGCCCGATCATCTGGGGCGGCCGGATTTACGTCGGCACTGCCGTTCGAATCTCAGGCAAAGCGCCGCTGCGCATCGGCTACTACGGCGATGTCAAACCCGCGCAGGACAACGATGAACAGAACTGGATGATCCTCTGCTTTGATAAGAAATCCGGAAAGAAACGTTGGGAACGAATCGTTCGGACCAGCAAGCCCGCGACGGAGAGACACGAGAAATCAACGCACGCGAATACCACGCTCATAACGGACGGTCAAAGGTTGGTGGCTTTCTTCGGCTCAGAAGGGCTGTATTGCTTCGATCTCGACGGCAAGGTGCTTTGGACCAAAGACCTGGGCGTCATCAACAACAGTTGGCACGGCATTGGGTGGGGTTATAGCAGCTCGCCGGCGTTATACCGGGATCGCATTGTTCTGCTTTGCGATGATCCTAAGAACCCGTTCGTGGCGGCGTTCCATCTCTCCAATGGGAAAGAGTTGTGGAGAACATCACGCAAAGGCGCTTCTGAAGGGAGCTGGGGATCGCCATTGATTTTCAATGATGGCGCACGGACGCAGGTTGTCACCAACGGATGGCCGTACGTTGTTTCCTACGATCTTGAGACCGGCAAGGAACTCTGGCGGTTGCGTGGGGGCGGCGATATTCCAATTCCTACTCCGTTCGTCGCGGACGGACTGATTGTCGTGTCCAATGCGCACGGTGGGAAAGCGCCATTGTTTGCGATTCGCCCCTCGGCGCAGGGCGACATTTCGCTAGCGGAAGGCGCCACCAGCAATGATTCGATTGTTTGGAGCGTTCCGAATGGCGGCTCCTACATTTCCACGCCTGTTGTATACGGCGGTTATATTTACCTCGCCAATCACAACGGCGTGCTGCGCTGCTTTGATTTCAAGAGTGGCAGCAAGATGTACGAGGAGCGGCTGGGCCCGGATTCTTCCTGCTCGGCCTCATTGGTCGCGGCCGATGGCAAGATCTATTGCCCGGATGAACAGGGTGTCGTTCACGTCGTCAAAGCCGGGCCTGTACTGGAGGTGCTGGCGAGGAATGATCTGGGCGAGCCATGTCTGGCAACGCCCGCGATTTCGCAGGGTGTGCTTTACTTTCGAACTTCGGGGAGTCTCATTGCGATAGGGTAG
- a CDS encoding aminoglycoside adenylyltransferase domain-containing protein yields the protein MADIPNRVSALLQELAAQLPVLLGGNLVGFYVYGSLTQRAFNPKRSDIDCIVVTQRDLSDAQFRRLDGWLARSAELNPWTARLQILFLIKNEILTLNSKACLYQFGRLKRSGSDGNPIIWMNVLKSGVVLYGPRPELFVPEITPEILFHALKREVGYLREEIGEKPESEWRNVPSYRAYAVLTLCRILYSFRKGTIVSKPRAARWAIKHLPEEWREIILQALEADNAKRLADISLFRIEQFIDFVDAQLGSEFW from the coding sequence ATGGCAGATATCCCTAATCGAGTATCCGCTCTGCTCCAAGAACTCGCCGCTCAGCTCCCGGTCCTCCTTGGCGGGAACCTCGTCGGCTTCTACGTCTACGGCTCACTCACCCAGCGGGCGTTTAACCCCAAACGCAGCGACATCGACTGCATTGTAGTTACGCAACGGGACCTGAGCGACGCGCAGTTCAGGAGACTCGACGGGTGGCTGGCCCGATCCGCTGAGTTGAATCCGTGGACGGCGCGCTTGCAAATCCTGTTTCTGATCAAGAATGAAATCCTCACCCTGAATTCCAAAGCATGCCTGTATCAATTCGGCCGCCTCAAGCGCAGCGGCTCGGATGGCAACCCGATTATCTGGATGAATGTTCTGAAGAGCGGAGTGGTCCTCTACGGTCCACGACCTGAATTGTTCGTTCCGGAGATAACTCCCGAGATTCTATTCCATGCATTGAAACGCGAAGTCGGGTACTTGCGAGAGGAGATAGGCGAGAAGCCCGAGAGCGAATGGAGGAACGTTCCATCGTATCGTGCTTATGCGGTCCTGACGCTATGCAGGATTCTGTATTCGTTCAGGAAGGGCACGATTGTCTCGAAGCCACGCGCTGCCAGGTGGGCGATCAAACACCTGCCGGAAGAATGGCGCGAGATCATCCTTCAAGCGCTGGAGGCCGATAATGCCAAGCGATTGGCGGACATCTCCCTTTTTCGTATCGAGCAGTTTATTGATTTTGTTGATGCCCAACTCGGAAGCGAATTTTGGTAA